In Candidatus Contubernalis alkalaceticus, the genomic window GGCCTTAAGTTTACAGCTGAAGACGTCCAAACTGTAGGGGAAAGGCTTAATAACGTTGCAAAGGTCTACAATACTGCTGCAGGTCTTACCCGCCAGGATGATAATTTCCCAGAGCGTATTATGAATGAACCTTTAAAGGACGGTAACTCTAAAGGTGAGTGTATCAGCCAAGAGAATCTGGATATAATGCTTAATGAATACTATGAAGCCCGTGGCTGGACCAATGAAGGTGTTCCAACAGAAGAAAAACTTCGTGCCTTAGGATTAGACGACTTAATTGGTTTGCTGCAGGATAAGTAGTTAATAATAGAAATCAGGTGATATAGATAATGATTACCATAACAGTTAAAGGCCTTGCCGATATTGGCAAGATAATAGGGTTTAGGGGGGAGATTGAGCTTACTCTCCCCCCTGGATCCACTCTTTATGATCTTTTGGCGGCCTTAACTGAAAAACTAGGCCAAAAATTTCATCAAAGAGTAATCAAAGATGACGGGACACCTATTTCTGTCCGTGAAGATGTGAGATTGCTGCTGAACGGACGAGATATAGCCTTTTTAAAAGGTTTAGCAACGGTGTTAAATGAAAAAGATAAAATCTCATTAA contains:
- a CDS encoding MoaD/ThiS family protein, whose product is MITITVKGLADIGKIIGFRGEIELTLPPGSTLYDLLAALTEKLGQKFHQRVIKDDGTPISVREDVRLLLNGRDIAFLKGLATVLNEKDKISLIPPLAGG